Proteins from a single region of Haloarcula laminariae:
- a CDS encoding DoxX family protein gives MIGVVIAGLVSLVGRPVRAHVDYVTDSGAETLDPVAFTTDVLSDPFNAGVFLVSGLAVTVGIAAYLWVRPTVTDIVVLREKLASYADLVPWMLRLAVGLPLIGAGFEGYLFAPTVTFNLGANPLLRVLFIGLGFAILFGLATRIAATVGLVTYGWALATEPGVFLAVEYVPIFLALFVLGGGRPSADDMLLEVASTDGSLYGRIDPVHHLKSYLDERTRPLRPYVPVILRVGMGVSFIYLGLIQKLAQPSSGLAVVEKYNLTAVVPVDPGLWVVGAGVTEIAVGVALIAGFFIRGAAATSFVLFTVTLFGLPDDPVLAHVALFGMASAVFTLGAGPLSFDRWFGRPAVGEDESVVPAD, from the coding sequence ATGATCGGGGTAGTAATTGCCGGCCTGGTCTCGCTCGTCGGGCGGCCGGTACGGGCCCACGTCGACTACGTGACGGACTCGGGGGCCGAGACGCTGGACCCCGTGGCCTTCACCACCGACGTGCTATCGGACCCGTTCAACGCGGGGGTGTTCCTCGTCAGCGGGCTCGCAGTCACCGTCGGTATCGCGGCCTACCTCTGGGTCAGGCCGACCGTCACCGACATCGTCGTCCTGCGGGAGAAACTGGCGAGCTACGCCGACCTGGTCCCGTGGATGCTCAGACTCGCTGTCGGCCTGCCGCTCATCGGCGCCGGCTTCGAGGGGTACCTGTTTGCCCCGACGGTCACCTTCAACCTCGGCGCGAACCCGTTGCTCAGGGTCCTCTTTATCGGTCTGGGCTTTGCCATTCTGTTCGGGCTGGCGACCCGCATCGCCGCGACGGTCGGGTTGGTGACCTACGGCTGGGCGCTCGCGACCGAGCCCGGCGTGTTCCTCGCCGTCGAGTACGTCCCCATCTTCCTGGCGCTGTTCGTCCTCGGCGGCGGCCGCCCCAGCGCCGACGACATGCTACTGGAGGTCGCGAGCACCGACGGGAGCCTCTACGGCCGAATCGACCCGGTCCACCATCTCAAATCCTATCTGGACGAGCGGACCCGGCCGCTCCGGCCGTACGTGCCTGTGATACTCCGCGTCGGGATGGGGGTCTCCTTCATCTATCTAGGTCTCATCCAGAAGCTGGCCCAGCCAAGTAGCGGGCTGGCCGTCGTCGAAAAGTACAACCTCACCGCTGTGGTCCCCGTCGACCCGGGGCTGTGGGTCGTCGGCGCCGGCGTCACGGAGATAGCCGTCGGCGTTGCGCTCATCGCGGGCTTTTTCATCCGTGGCGCGGCCGCTACCTCGTTCGTCCTGTTCACGGTGACGCTGTTTGGCCTGCCGGACGACCCGGTGCTGGCCCACGTCGCGCTGTTCGGGATGGCTTCGGCCGTGTTCACGCTCGGCGCCGGCCCGCTCTCTTTCGACCGCTGGTTCGGCCGCCCCGCGGTCGGGGAAGACGAGTCCGTCGTCCCGGCCGACTGA
- a CDS encoding type IV pilin N-terminal domain-containing protein, giving the protein MSESIGIGLLVGMTVIVTAVVGINVLVVGEDSGGGPPQANFTYDYAEDNGLLLVTHSRGDPIPAGRLEFEGPRGEAKANWSELAGVNRTEPVEQGDIVQIGEDNAYGRRVRSTDTVTVYYNESGNRTELDRWPGA; this is encoded by the coding sequence ATGTCGGAATCTATCGGCATCGGGCTGCTCGTGGGCATGACGGTCATCGTGACTGCGGTGGTCGGCATCAACGTCCTGGTCGTCGGCGAGGACAGCGGGGGCGGGCCCCCGCAGGCGAACTTCACCTACGACTACGCCGAGGACAACGGGCTCTTGCTGGTGACACACAGCCGGGGCGACCCGATACCGGCCGGTCGTCTCGAGTTCGAGGGGCCCCGGGGAGAAGCGAAGGCGAACTGGTCAGAGCTAGCGGGCGTGAACCGGACTGAACCGGTCGAACAGGGGGATATCGTCCAGATCGGCGAGGACAACGCCTACGGCAGGCGCGTGCGGTCCACCGACACGGTCACCGTGTATTACAACGAGAGCGGTAACCGGACGGAACTCGACCGGTGGCCGGGCGCCTGA
- the glpR gene encoding HTH-type transcriptional regulator GlpR produces MLPAERKRTIVQLVTEQDGCSVATLAEELEFSKATIRRDLQDLEAEGRIERSHGGAVPVSSVGRERSYDKREVDRLEVKEAIAARASEEIRDGHVVCFDAGTTTMEVARAAPDDGYVGVSNMPEIALELADTDVDVKLTGGTVRSRSHACVGPAAESFLDQRHFDILFLGTNGVTADTGLSTPDEDEAAVKRAMVANARRVVLVADSSKFGERSFVTVAEPAAIDLFVTDEPLPGELADAFADTDVVVTRSE; encoded by the coding sequence ATGCTCCCCGCCGAGCGCAAGCGCACTATCGTTCAACTGGTGACCGAACAGGACGGCTGTTCGGTCGCGACGCTGGCCGAGGAACTCGAGTTCTCGAAAGCGACCATCCGCCGCGACCTCCAGGACCTGGAGGCGGAGGGCCGCATCGAGCGGTCCCACGGCGGCGCCGTCCCCGTCTCGTCGGTGGGCCGCGAGCGGTCCTACGACAAGCGGGAGGTCGACCGACTCGAAGTCAAAGAGGCTATCGCGGCCCGGGCGAGCGAGGAGATACGCGACGGCCACGTCGTGTGTTTCGACGCCGGGACGACCACGATGGAGGTCGCGCGGGCCGCACCGGACGACGGCTACGTCGGAGTGTCGAACATGCCCGAAATCGCCCTGGAGCTTGCCGACACCGACGTCGACGTGAAGCTGACCGGCGGGACCGTCCGGTCGCGCAGTCACGCCTGCGTCGGGCCGGCCGCCGAATCCTTCCTCGACCAGCGCCACTTCGACATCCTCTTTCTCGGGACCAACGGCGTCACGGCCGACACGGGGCTGTCGACCCCGGACGAGGACGAGGCGGCAGTCAAGCGGGCGATGGTGGCCAACGCCAGGCGCGTCGTGCTGGTGGCCGACAGCTCGAAGTTCGGCGAGCGCAGCTTCGTCACCGTCGCCGAGCCGGCGGCTATCGACCTGTTCGTCACCGACGAGCCACTCCCCGGTGAACTCGCCGACGCGTTCGCCGACACCGACGTAGTCGTCACGAGAAGCGAGTGA